From Acomys russatus chromosome 25, mAcoRus1.1, whole genome shotgun sequence, a single genomic window includes:
- the Gabra6 gene encoding gamma-aminobutyric acid receptor subunit alpha-6, which translates to MVLLLPWLFIILRLANVQAQLEDEGNFYSENVSRILDNLLEGYDNRLRPGFGGAVTEVKTDIYVTSFGPVSDVEMEYTMDVFFRQTWTDERLKFRGPAEILSLNNLMVSKIWTPDTFFRNGKKSIAHNMTTPNKLFRLMQNGTILYTMRLTINADCPMRLVNFPMDGHACPLKFGSYAYPKSEIIYTWKKGPLYSVEVPEESSSLLQYDLIGQTVSSETIKSNTGEYVIMTVYFHLQRKMGYFMIQIYTPCIMTVILSQVSFWINKESVPARTVFGITTVLTMTTLSISARHSLPKVSYATAMDWFIAVCFAFVFSALIEFAAVNYFTNLQSQKAERQAQTAAPLPVATSKATEPLEAEIVVHSDSKYHLKKRISSLTLPIVPSSEASKVLSRTPILPSTPVTPPLILPAVGGTSKIDQYSRILFPVAFAGFNLVYWIVYLSKDTMEVSSTVE; encoded by the exons ATGGTGTTGCTTCTTCCCTGGCTGTTCATAATTCTACG GCTAGCAAATGTCCAAGCTCAACTTGAAGATGAAGGCAACTTCTACTCTGAAAATGTCAGTCGGATTCTTGACAACTTGCTGGAAGGCTATGACAATCGCCTACGGCCAGGATTTGGAG GTGCTGTCACAGAAGTCAAAACAGACATCTATGTGACCAGCTTTGGACCTGTGTCAGATGTGGAAATG GAGTATACAATGGATGTTTTCTTCCGCCAGACTTGGACTGATGAGAGACTGAAGTTTAGGGGTCCTGCTGAGATTCTGAGCTTAAATAACTTGATGGTCAGTAAGATCTGGACTCCTGACACGTTTTTCCGGAATGGAAAAAAGTCAATTGCTCACAACATGACCACCCCTAACAAGCTCTTCCGGTTAATGCAAAACGGAACCATCCTGTACACCATGAG GCTTACCATCAATGCCGATTGTCCCATGAGGCTGGTTAACTTCCCTATGGATGGACATGCTTGTCCACTCAAGTTTGGGAGCT atgctTATCCTAAAAGTGAAATCATATATACATGGAAAAAAGGACCACTTTATTCAGTAGAAGTCCCAGAAGAATCTTCTAGCCTTCTCCAGTATGATTTGATTGGGCAAACAGTTTCTAGTGAGACTATTAAATCTAAcacag GTGAATATGTAATCATGACTGTCTATTTCCACTTGCAAAGGAAGATGGGCTACTTCATGATCCAGATATACACCCCGTGCATTATGACAGTCATCCTTTCTCAGGTGTCTTTCTGGATTAATAAGGAGTCGGTCCCAGCGAGAACCGTCTTTG gAATCACTACCGTTTTAACCATGACTACCTTAAGCATCAGTGCCCGGCACTCCCTACCCAAAGTGTCATACGCAACTGCCATGGATTGGTTCATAgctgtgtgttttgcttttgtcttttctgcCCTCATTGAGTTTGCAGCTGTCAACTACTTCACCAATCTCCAGTCACAGAAGGCTGAAAGGCAGGCGCAGACTGCAGCCCCACTCCCTGTGGCAACATCAAAAGCAACCGAGCCACTGGAGGCTGAGATTGTTGTG CATTCTGACTCCAAGTACCATCTGAAGAAGAGGATCAGCTCTCTGACTTTGCCAATTGTTCCATCTTCTGAGGCCAGCAAAGTCCTCAGTAGAACACCCATCTTACCATCAACACCTGTCACTCCCCCACTGATCTTACCAGCTGTTGGGGGCACCAGCAAAATAGATCAATATTCTCGGATTCTCTTCCCTGTAGCATTTGCAGGATTCAACCTTGTGTACTGGATAGTTTACCTTTCCAAAGACACAATGGAAGTGAGCAGTACTGTAGAGTAG